In Nitrospirota bacterium, the DNA window ACACGGCCAGGAGGACCTTTGAAAGCGAGTTCGTAAAATACTTCACGAGCCGCGGGATCGCCGCGAGGGAGAGCTTCCGTATCCTTCCGACAGGTAGCCTGGAGGGAGACGAGGCGCGTGATGCCCTGGTGCAGAAGATAAAAGAACTCGGAATAAATGCCGTACTTTTGACCAGGGTAGTCGGGAGCCGTACGGCAAAGGAAACCATCCCCGGGATGACCATCACGACCGGGTACGGACTTCCCTACGGCTCGTACGGCGCCTGGGGCGCCTATGCCGGCGTCGGGTACTCTTTCCCGGGGCCGTCGCAACCGACCACGCAGGGATATTCGCATGAGGACACGTTCCTGGTGCTCGAGACCCGGCTGTTCGATGTCAAGAACGAAAAGCTCATTTGGGCTGCGCAGTCTGAGACGCGCCTTTCGGGCGCTCCACAGGAGGAGATAAAGCCTTACATCAGGATCATCGCGAACAGGCTTTTCCGCGATAAACTGTTCCCCTAGACCCGGCCATTATCGGTGCGTGGGGAGACAGCCCGAAGAAAGGACCCTTTTATGAAAACAGTATTGTTTTCCCTGTGCCGTGCGCATCGCCAAACCTCCGTGCCTTCCCTTTGTTTCGGGCTCCTTGCTGCATGCGCGGCAGGAATAATGCTGCTTGCCGCAGCTCCGGCCCGGGCAGATGAGTTCCCGGACCGGTTCGGGCTGCGGCTGGGCGGGTATGCCATCCAAAACGCCAGCACGATCGTGCGTCTTGACTCCATCAACGCTCCCATCGGCACCTATGTAGATTTCCAGAATACACTGGGCGGCGATACCTCGTCGACGGTCTTCAGGCTGGACGGGTTCTTCCGCTTCAACGAGAATCATGCCCTCCTCTTTTCCGGCTATGACGTGAAATTCACCGGTTCGAGGGTGCTGGACAGGGACATCATCTGGGACGGCCAGACCTACCCGATCTCCGCGTCGGTCGACAGCAAACTCGAGTTCAATATATACAAGCTGAGCTATCAGTATTCCGCATACCATAACGATGCCGTCGAGCTTGGAGCGTCTTTCGGTTTGTTCGTCATGCGCTCATCCGTCAGCATCAGCGCAGGCAGGCTCGGTCTGGCCGATAGTCAGTCGGTAACGGCGCCCCTGCCCGTGTTCGGTCTGTTCGCGGACTACAAGTTTACGCCCCGTTTATCCGCGTATTACAACTACCAGTTCTTTTTCATCAATTACGAGGACAAGATCAGAGGGGGACTCCAGGATTTCCTCTTCGGGCTTGAGTACCGTCTCCTCCGTCATGTGTCCCTGGGCGCCGCCTACAACAGGTTCAATGTGAACATGAAGGCGAACCGGGACGACAGCTCGACGCTGTATCTTAATACCAGCTGGAACGGCGGGATGCTGTATGCTGCCGTCTATTTCTAGCGAGCAGGAAGCAGGAAATTATCAATCCCGGTCAAGAACGTCCAGGGTAAGCCTGCAGAAAGAGGTCAAATCGATGAAACGTTTCGGGTGAAATGCAATCTAAAGAGCAGACTGATAAGGGTAGCAGAAAAGATGTTTTGATGGAAACAGAATTCCTCATCGAGGAAAAACTTAATATAAGGAGGATATTGCTATGAAGAAGAAGTTGCTAATCGTTTTGGCGCTTGGCATGGTGCTGGTGTTCGGAACACAGGTTTTGGCTGCGGAGAAACTGGTGGAATCCGTGGCCAAAGGTTGCAGCAAGGAGCTTGAAGCCTATTGCAAAGACGTGACGCCCGGCGAGGGACGGATACTAGCCTGTCTGTACGCCCGCGAAGACAAGTTGTCCGGGCAGTGCGAATACGCCCTGTACGATGCCGCTGTGCAGCTCGAACGGGCTCTGACGGCCTTGACCTATGTGGCAAACGAGTGCCGCGACGACCTCGCGAAGTTCTGTTCCGACATCCAGCCCGGCCAGGGACGCCTGCTGGCCTGCATGGATAAGAATGAGAAGCAACTGGGCAGCCGGTGCAAGCAGGCGATGAAGGACGTGGGGCTCAAGAAATAGCCGGTACCGCCGTCTCAAAGGACGATTCTCCGGATGCTTTCACAGAACCGGAGGATCGTTTCTCAATTTTTCTTGAGGAGAACATCACGAAAAGGAGGGGAAGCACATGGCAAGATATCTGCGTTTTTGTATGGCTGCTCTCGCAGCGGGACTCGTCGTGAGCGGCTGCGTCAGCACCGGCACGTACGAAAAGATGGAAACGGGGAAGAACCAGGAGATCGCCGCCCTTCAGAAGGAAAAGGGCACACTGGAACAGCAGAAGGGCGACCTCGAGAAGCAGAAGACCGCACTGGAGAAGGACAACACAGGGTTGAGTCAGCAGATCTCCGCGCTGGAGCAGCAGAAAACTGCGGCCCAACAGCAGGTCGCGTCTCTGGAACAGCAGAAGTCCTCGCTGATGGCGTCAAGCCAGCAGACGCAGAAACAGTATGAGGCGCTGGTGCAGGGCCTCTCCAAGGAAGTGGAGAAGGGCCAGCTCCAGGTAAGGCAGTATAAGAACATGCTCTCGGTCGACCTGGCCGAGAAGATCTTCTTCGATTCCGGCCGCGCGACGCTCAAGAAGGGCGGCAAGGAGGTCCTGAAGAAGGTTGGTGATGCCTTGAAAGGCTACGAGAACAAGATCATCCGCGTCGTAGGCCATACGGACAACGTGCCGGTGGCCAAGTCCCTTCAGAGCACGTACCCATCGAACTGGGATCTGTCGGTCGCCCGGGCGACCAACGTGGTCCGCTATCTGCAGGAGGTCGGCGTGCCTCCCGAGCTCATGGTGCCCTCAGGACGTGCTGAATACGATCCCGTGGCTCCCAACGATACCCCGGAAGGACGCCAGAAGAACCGCCGTATCGAGATCATGCTGATCGATAAAAGTCTGGTGAGCGAGATGACCAGGACGGCCGGCTGACGTTCGTGATCGTTGGTCCGGCTCGCGGGTCCTGACCATCCCCTGAGGGTCGCACCGGCGGTCATCAGTCACCCATGAAGGATGCGCAGCAAATGAGATATTTCCGCGTTCGGGTGCCGGCGATGGCCGGCACAGTGCTGCTTTTGGCCGGGTGATGTACTGTACGTCATTCGTTCCAGACGAGGGTGATAAGGAGAGCGATACCATGAAAAGCATAACGCGCTGTCATCGGCAGGAGCACCGGCACTCGGCGATCGTACGCCTTTTTCTGGTCGCGGTTCTCTGCGCGGGGATAGGCTGGGCCGGACATGCCTGGGGCGTCGACGAGGGGTGGCCGCGGCAGAAACAGCAGGACGGCAATACGCTCGTCTACTATCAGCCGCAGCTGGACAGCTGGAAGGACCAGAAGGTGCTGAAAGCCCGCATTGCCGTCGAGGTCACGCTCCAGGGACAGAAGCAGCCGATAGCCGGCGCTGTCTGGATCAAGGCGGATACCGCGACCGATCTCGAGAGCCGCATGGTCACGCTCGACGACATCGAGGTGGAAAAGGCGACCTTTTCCGTGCTTGACCCCGCCCTCTCGAGCGCGGCTGAAAAGGCCGTGAAGGCAATGATCCCCCATAAATCAGTGCCGATCTCGCTCGACCGCATCCTGGTGGGACTGAAGCAGACGGAAGAGGCTTCGGGGAAGAGCATCCCGCTCAAGAACGACCCGCCGCGGATCATCGTGGCTTTCGAGCGCGCGCGACTCCTGATCTTCGACGGCCAGCCCGTGTTCGCCAAGATAGAGGGCACGAACCTGAAGTACGCCATCAACACGAACTGGACCGTGCTCACCGAAGAGGCCACCTCCAACTACTACATGCTCGACGGCCAGACGTGGCTGTTCACGAACAAGCTGGGCGACCCCTGGACCGTGGCCAAGTCCCTGCCCGGTGATTTTTCCAAACTTCCCGCGGACGACAGCTTCAAGGACGCCCGCGAGAATGTGCCGCCGAAGCAGCCCCAGTACAGTAAGGCACCGACCGTCTTCATGACAACGGAGCCGGCGGAACTGATCGTGATCGACGGAAAGCCGAAGTACGAGGCCGCCGGGCCGAAAGACCTGGATTATGTTGCGAACACCGAGGCGGACCTCTTCTACTACCGTAAGGACAAGAACTGGTACTTCCTCGTGGCCGGACGTTGGTACCGGACGTCGAAGTCGCTCGACGGGCCGTGGGGATTTGCAACGGCCGACCTGCCGAAGGTCTTCGCTTCGATCCCGGCGGGGGGGCCAAAAGGACGCGTGCTCTACTCGGTACCAGGCACCCCCCAGGCGCAGGAATCGGTGCGCGCTGCAGGGATCCCGCAGACAGCCACGATCAAGCCCGGAGATGTCAAGCTGACCGTCTCCTATGCAGGGGAGCCCCAGTTCGAACCCATCCCGGGCACGACCCCGCCGCTCCTGTATGCCATAAACGCTTCGGTCGCAGTGATCAAGGTGAGCGACACGGCGTACTATGCCTGCGACCGCGGAATCTGGTTCGCCGCATCCCAGCCGGCCGGGCCGTGGGTTGTCGCGTCCACGGTCCCGCAAGCGATCTATACCATCCCTCCCAGTTCGCCGCTCTATCCTGTTACCTACGTGGTCCAGTACCAGCAGTCGCCCGAAGTTGTGGTTTCGAGCTACTCGTCGGGGTACACGGGCTGTTACGTGAGTTTCGGCGTCGTTTTCTGGGGCACGGGTTATTACTACCCGCCGTACTGGCATTACCCCCCCTACGGCTACCCCATTTACTATCCCCGTCCCTACACCTACGGGGCTCATGCCTGGTACAACCCCGCAACGAGCACCTATTACCGGGGCGGCGGGTACTATGGTCCCTACGGCGGCTACGGGGCAGGCGCATCCTACAATGCGGCGACGGGAACGTATAAGCGCGGCTACGGCGCGTATGGCCCTGCAGGCGGGTACAAGGTCGGCCAGGCGTACAACCCGAGCACCGGCGCCTGGGCTACGGGCGCCGCTGCCTACGGCCCGAACGGGTCGATCCGTGCTGCTCAGGGCTACAACCCATCAACGGGAACGCGGTTTGCCGGCGCCCAAGGGTCGAGCGTGTACGGGAGCTGGGGAGCAGGTGTCGTTTCGAATGGAGACCAGTGGGCCAAAGGCGCGTACAGGACCACGGACCAGGGCACGGTGGGCGGCATCAAAACGTCCGAAGGCGGCAGCGTGATCAAGGGGCAGAACAACACCTATGTGGGCAAGGACGGCAATGTTTACCGCAAGAGCGATTCGGGATGGCAGAAGTATGAGAACGGAAGCTGGACTTCACCCGACAGGTCGCGGGGAAACACCGCCACTCAGCTCCCGGCACAGGGGGGATCACCCAAGCAGGGAGCCGTGGGTGACCGGACGGGCCAGGTCAGCACCAGGGACGTGACCAATGATCTGAACCGCGAGAGCGCGAACCGCGCTGCCGGAAACCAGCGGACCGGCCAGTGGAACAATCAGTACAATCAGCGCACCAGTGCGCCGCAGCCCGCCCAGCGGAGCGCTCCGGCAGCCACGCCTCGCGGCGGCGGAGGCGGCATGCGCGGAGGCGGAGGACGGCGCTGAAAGAGAAACTGACGGATGCTCAACAAGGTAGCCTGAACGATGATCTGCTGAAGCCGAAGTCTGCAAGGAATAAAGGAGGGGCCTGAAGCATGAGAAAGCGCCTGCCGGACACTTTTTACAACCCGGTTTCCCTGATTGGTGCGGTCATCGCCGTGTTCAACGCGGCTTTTACCGTGTTTCTCGCAATCGCTGAGACTTTTTCGGAGCACCACAGGCCCTATGCCGACCTCGTCATTTTTCTGGTCCTGCCGGCGCTGGTTCTCCTTGGCATCGTGCTCATCATAATCGGCATCAGGAGGGAGCGGCGACGGCGGCAGCAAAGGATTCCCGGTGAACGTCCGCTCCTCGTCGTCGATTTCAACGAATCCCGTCACCGCAACGCGGTCGTTGCTCTCCTGGCGGTGTTCCTCGTGCTCTCGCTGCTGTATGCTTTCGCGGGGTACAAGGTCTATGAGTATACCGAATCGGACATCTTCTGCGCGAGGCTGTGCCACACCGTTCACAACACGGAGGATCGCTCACATGCCTTTGCGGTGCACGCCCGGATCGGCTGCTCCGCCTGCCATGTCGGGTCGGGCATTAAATATTTCCTCCTGTATAAAATGAAGGGGACGCGGCAGCTCTTCGACATTTTGACCGACCGCTATCCAAGGCCCATTCCAACTCCCGTTGCCGACCTCCGGCCCTCGCAGGATGTCTGCGAAAACTGCCACGGTCCAAAATACCGGATCAGCCAGCGGCTCGAGAGCAGGACCTATTTCCTCGCTGATAAGAAGAACACCCGGAAAACGATCAACCTGCTTTTGCGCATGGGCAAGGCGGAGCTGGCGACGACGGAGCGGCCGCCCAGAATGCACTGGCACTACAGCACCACGGAAGAGATCGTCTACGCTGCGACAGACACGAAGCGGATGGTGATACCCTGGATTCGGGTAAAGCGGCTCGACGGGAAGGAAAGGGTGTACCGCAGTATCGAAGCGAAGATGTCCGATGCCGAGGCGGCAAAGGCCGGTTCAAGGAGGATGGACTGCGTTGATTGTCATAACCGGCAAGGTCATCCCTTCAACCCGCCCAGCGTCGTCCTGAATGCGCTTCTTTCTACAAATCTCGTCGATCCCGGGCTGCCGGAGGCGAAAAGCGCTGCCGTCGCGGCTCTCGAGGCAGAGTACCCATCGAGAGAGGAGGCGCACAGCGGCATCGCCCGGTCGATCAGGGAATTCTATGCGAAGACCCATCCCGAGGTGGCGTCGGCGAAGCAGGCGGCGATAGAGCAGGCAATCGCGGAGCTCCAGCGCGC includes these proteins:
- a CDS encoding cysteine rich repeat-containing protein, whose protein sequence is MKKKLLIVLALGMVLVFGTQVLAAEKLVESVAKGCSKELEAYCKDVTPGEGRILACLYAREDKLSGQCEYALYDAAVQLERALTALTYVANECRDDLAKFCSDIQPGQGRLLACMDKNEKQLGSRCKQAMKDVGLKK
- a CDS encoding OmpA family protein, which gives rise to MARYLRFCMAALAAGLVVSGCVSTGTYEKMETGKNQEIAALQKEKGTLEQQKGDLEKQKTALEKDNTGLSQQISALEQQKTAAQQQVASLEQQKSSLMASSQQTQKQYEALVQGLSKEVEKGQLQVRQYKNMLSVDLAEKIFFDSGRATLKKGGKEVLKKVGDALKGYENKIIRVVGHTDNVPVAKSLQSTYPSNWDLSVARATNVVRYLQEVGVPPELMVPSGRAEYDPVAPNDTPEGRQKNRRIEIMLIDKSLVSEMTRTAG
- a CDS encoding NapC/NirT family cytochrome c, with translation MRKRLPDTFYNPVSLIGAVIAVFNAAFTVFLAIAETFSEHHRPYADLVIFLVLPALVLLGIVLIIIGIRRERRRRQQRIPGERPLLVVDFNESRHRNAVVALLAVFLVLSLLYAFAGYKVYEYTESDIFCARLCHTVHNTEDRSHAFAVHARIGCSACHVGSGIKYFLLYKMKGTRQLFDILTDRYPRPIPTPVADLRPSQDVCENCHGPKYRISQRLESRTYFLADKKNTRKTINLLLRMGKAELATTERPPRMHWHYSTTEEIVYAATDTKRMVIPWIRVKRLDGKERVYRSIEAKMSDAEAAKAGSRRMDCVDCHNRQGHPFNPPSVVLNALLSTNLVDPGLPEAKSAAVAALEAEYPSREEAHSGIARSIREFYAKTHPEVASAKQAAIEQAIAELQRAYDRNYDPHMKLSWKTFPNNQGHRFSPGCFRCHDGKHRSDDGAVLSRDCSLCHLLIERAGATGAGRTDSAVFHVMKYPHPVDIGDSWKQMLCHECHGAGQ